In Deltaproteobacteria bacterium, the genomic stretch CGATCCCGCCGAAGGTCGGGCCGAACCACTACCGCTTCCCCATCCAGGGCGGCAGCGTCTACCGGAGCATCACGGTGCTGCTGGCGCTCCTCGAGGAGGAGCTCGAGGGCTGCGACGTGACGGTGCACTTCGGCTGGCCGACCGCGTCCTGGCTCGACCGCATGGCGACCGGCGTGTTCGTCGCGAATCTCATGCGGCTCCCCCGCCTCTTCCCGACGCTCCGGTTCGCCATCGACTACCTGCCACCGTCGGGGACGCACCGCGACCGCCGGCAGACGATCTCCTCGCGGATTCTCCCCTTCGGGCCACGCCTCGGGATCCGGATGCGTCGCGGCAGCTAGATCAGCGAGGGGCTCCCCGCCCCTCGCCCCGGCGGGCGAAGCCCGCCGGGTCCTCACTCCCCGCTCGCTGCGCTCGGCCGCGCGCGCGGCGCGCGCGGAGATTCGGTCTCGGGTCGAGCTTGCGCCCGGGCCCAGGCGCCGCGCGATTGTGCAGGCGCTGCCCAACGATCGCGCATGAGTCGACCCGCGGCCCGCCCGGGGCGCGCCTCCGCTGAACCGCCGCCGTGGTTGGCGTTTTGCTTGAGGGGGGGTGAGCCCATGAAGCGGATCGACGCGATCATCAAGCCCTACAAGCTCGACGAGGTGAAGGAACGGCTGGCCAGCGTGGGGGTGCAGGGCCTGACGGTGAGCGAGGTGAAGGGCTTCGGCCGCCAGAGGGGCCACACGGAGCTCTACCGCGGGGCGGAGTACATCGTCGACTTCCTCCCCAAGGTGCAGATCACCGTGCTGGTCCCGGACGAGCGGGTTGCGGAAACCGTCGAGTCCATCGTCGAGAGTGCCCGCACCGGACGGATCGGGGACGGCAAGATCTTCATCACCGCGGTCGAGAATGTGGTCCGCATCCGCACCGGCGAGCGAGGAGCGGGAGCCGTTTAGGAAGACCAGGGCATGGCTGCGATCGTGCTTCATTTTCCGCGGCGTGCGCGGGCGCTGCCATGGTGGCGGCGGGTGATCGGCTGGATGCGCCACGGGCGGATGTCCGCGTGAGCGCCATGGTCGGGAAGGACGAGGACGCGTCGGTCGTCAGCGCACGCCTGAGGGACGCGGCGGAGCGGGGCGAGGCGCTCGAGCTCATCCTCGTTTTGCGCGGCACGGTGCGACCGGCGTGGGGGAAGGATCCCGGCCGCTGGCACCTCCGGGTGCGCGGGCAGCCCGTGTTCACCTTCCCGGCCGAATCCGTGATCGCCGCCACGCCGATCTGCCGCGGCACCGGCCGGGCGCCGCGCTAGGCGCCGGGCCCCCCCCTCAGCGTCTCGGGCCCCGCTGCCGCCGGCGCGGGGTCCGTTGCTTGGGCCCGGCTCCGTGGGCTTCCCGCGGCGGGCGTCGCTCGCGCGGCGGATGATGGACGGGGTGGACGAGCATGTCGTCCTCGGGCACCTCGAACGGCAGCTTGAAGCCGATGTAGCGCTCGATCGGCTCGAGCCCCTCGACGTAGTCCTCGCAGGCGAGGCTGATCGCCCGGCCCGAGGCGCCGGCGCGCGCGGTGCGGCCGACCCGATGGACGTAGTCCTCGGCATCGAGCGGCAGGTCGTAGTTGACGACGTGGGTGACGCCCTCGATGTGCAGCCCGCGCGAGGCGACGTCCGTCGCGACCAGGATCGGCAGCCGTCCTTCCTTGAAGTCGGTGAGGACTTTCAGGCGGCGGCGCTGGTCGACGTCGCCGGTGATCGCCGCGGCGGTCAAGCCGTTGGCCTCGAGGGTGCGGACCAGCCGCTCCGCGGAGCGCCGCATGTTCACGAAGACGAGCACCCGGGCGTCGGCCTCGCGGCGGAGGAGCCCGACGAGCAGCGGCATCTTCTCGTGCACCCCCACGTGGTAGACGAGGTGCTCGACCTTCTCGGCGGTCACCTGCTCGGGGGTCACCGACACGCGCACCGCGTCGTTCATGAAGACGTACGCCAGCTCCATCACGTCGTGGGTGAGCGTCGCCGAGAAGAGCATCGACTGGCGGCGGTCGTAGGGCGGGAGCTGACGCAGGAGGTAGCGCAGGTCCTTGATGAAACCCATGTCGAACATGCGGTCGGCCTCGTCGATGACGAGGATCTCCACGCTCCGGAGGTCGTAGACGCGCTGCTTGAAGTAGTCGATCAGCCGGCCGGGCGTGCCGATCAGCACGTCGACGCCCGCCTGCACGTCGGCGCGCTGCTTGCGGTAGTCGATGCCGCCGTACACGGCGTGAATCGTGAACGGCGTGGCGTCGCCGAGGAGCCGGGCGTCCGCCGTGATCTGCACGACGAGCTCGCGCGTGGGCGCGATGACGAGCGCCCGCGGCGCGGCCGGCCGGCCGGGGCGGCCGTGCGCGAGCAGGCGGGTGAAGATCGTGATCAGGAAGGCGGCGGTCTTGCCCGTGCCGGTCTGCGCCTGACCGGCGACGTCGCGTCCGGCGAGTGTGAGCGGCAGGACCTTCTCCTGGATTGGGGTGCAGCGTGTGAACCCGGCGCGCTCGATGCCGGCGCGGACCTCGGGAGGGAGGTCGAAGCTGTCGAAGCGGCGGCCCGCATGCGGGGAAACCCGGGGCGCCGCCACCT encodes the following:
- a CDS encoding P-II family nitrogen regulator, whose amino-acid sequence is MKRIDAIIKPYKLDEVKERLASVGVQGLTVSEVKGFGRQRGHTELYRGAEYIVDFLPKVQITVLVPDERVAETVESIVESARTGRIGDGKIFITAVENVVRIRTGERGAGAV
- a CDS encoding DEAD/DEAH box helicase, with the protein product MAERDGTASHDEAEHDAKRRVHRSAAQLFSRRAGERQACRRLTHPGRGRHQGSDVSGEVAAPRVSPHAGRRFDSFDLPPEVRAGIERAGFTRCTPIQEKVLPLTLAGRDVAGQAQTGTGKTAAFLITIFTRLLAHGRPGRPAAPRALVIAPTRELVVQITADARLLGDATPFTIHAVYGGIDYRKQRADVQAGVDVLIGTPGRLIDYFKQRVYDLRSVEILVIDEADRMFDMGFIKDLRYLLRQLPPYDRRQSMLFSATLTHDVMELAYVFMNDAVRVSVTPEQVTAEKVEHLVYHVGVHEKMPLLVGLLRREADARVLVFVNMRRSAERLVRTLEANGLTAAAITGDVDQRRRLKVLTDFKEGRLPILVATDVASRGLHIEGVTHVVNYDLPLDAEDYVHRVGRTARAGASGRAISLACEDYVEGLEPIERYIGFKLPFEVPEDDMLVHPVHHPPRERRPPREAHGAGPKQRTPRRRQRGPRR